Proteins from a single region of Catenulispora acidiphila DSM 44928:
- a CDS encoding GNAT family N-acetyltransferase translates to MSITIRNLDPAGADTVSTLLPLLRAATATDLPRHPEPTASYLRRLMMPRANWDTTCLVAYDGDRAAGYGCLAHDVEINPDLVYGDLRIAAQDRAEVTGPLIEASKEYARSRGAVRLVLDSSEFSGYEPLHSAAGGRVLAADCRRQVDLTAIDRAQYAAWAAPSEKNAHYRFEIWTIPTPEDLLPALIEAYEAMRDAPHGDLEFKHAPPDVDRRRRTEAAILASGPQMYIAAALTQDGEIGGFHEVLVLPDFRMADVGNTGVPAKFRGHGLGLRLKTALALHLLTHEPHLTTISTWNDAQNAPMVRVNEAMGYEMAENWSSWQFDL, encoded by the coding sequence GTGAGCATCACGATCCGAAACCTCGACCCCGCGGGTGCGGACACGGTGTCCACGCTGCTTCCGCTCCTGCGCGCCGCCACGGCCACTGACCTGCCGCGGCATCCCGAGCCCACCGCGTCCTACCTGCGCAGGCTCATGATGCCGCGCGCCAACTGGGACACCACCTGCCTGGTCGCCTACGACGGGGACCGCGCTGCCGGCTACGGCTGTCTGGCCCACGACGTCGAGATCAACCCGGACCTGGTCTACGGCGACCTGCGGATCGCCGCCCAGGATCGGGCCGAAGTCACCGGGCCGCTGATCGAGGCGTCCAAGGAGTACGCCCGCAGCCGCGGCGCCGTGCGGCTGGTGCTGGACTCCAGCGAGTTCTCCGGCTACGAGCCGCTCCACAGCGCCGCGGGCGGCCGCGTGCTCGCCGCCGACTGCCGCCGCCAGGTGGACCTGACCGCGATCGACCGCGCCCAATACGCCGCGTGGGCGGCGCCGTCGGAGAAGAACGCGCACTACCGCTTCGAGATCTGGACGATCCCGACACCGGAGGACCTGCTGCCCGCGCTGATCGAGGCGTACGAGGCGATGCGCGACGCCCCGCACGGGGACCTGGAGTTCAAACACGCGCCGCCGGACGTCGACCGGCGCCGGCGCACCGAGGCCGCCATTCTGGCGTCGGGCCCGCAGATGTACATCGCCGCGGCGCTCACCCAGGACGGCGAGATCGGCGGCTTCCACGAGGTGCTCGTCCTGCCGGACTTCCGGATGGCCGACGTCGGCAACACCGGCGTCCCGGCGAAGTTCCGCGGCCACGGCCTGGGCCTGCGCCTCAAAACAGCGCTCGCGCTCCATCTGCTGACCCACGAGCCGCATCTGACGACCATCTCGACCTGGAACGACGCGCAGAACGCGCCGATGGTCCGGGTGAACGAGGCGATGGGCTACGAGATGGCCGAGAACTGGTCCTCCTGGCAGTTTGACCTCTAA
- the era gene encoding GTPase Era — protein sequence MVPMTSSASGRSRSRQAANAEAAKKKAERVKRSQQLAEKRVTSDRVRDTEPAPTAYGRGVRDDSPPRDEFPEDFRAGFACFVGRPNAGKSTLTNSVVGAKVAITSGRPQTTRHTVRGIVHRDDAQLVLVDTPGLHKPRTLLGARLNDEVRATWNEVDVIGFCVPADEKIGPGDRFIAAELAQVRRTPKIAILTKTDKAAKEFIAEQLLALMELGREVGIEWAEVIPVSAVRDEQIQLLEDLLVKQLPQSPPLYPGGELTDEPEEIMVGELVREAALEGVRDELPHSLAVTVEEMTLREGRPADRPLLDVHATLYVERPSQKAIVIGHRGERLRDVGSQARRQIEALLGTPVFLDLHVKVAKDWQRDPKQLAKLGF from the coding sequence ATGGTCCCCATGACGAGCAGCGCGAGTGGACGATCCCGGTCCCGCCAGGCGGCGAACGCCGAGGCGGCGAAGAAGAAGGCCGAGCGCGTCAAGCGCAGCCAGCAGCTCGCCGAGAAGCGCGTCACCTCCGACCGGGTCCGTGACACCGAGCCGGCGCCGACCGCCTACGGCCGCGGGGTCCGGGACGACTCGCCGCCGCGCGATGAGTTCCCCGAGGACTTCCGCGCCGGGTTCGCGTGCTTCGTGGGGCGTCCCAACGCGGGCAAGTCGACGCTGACCAACTCGGTCGTGGGCGCGAAGGTGGCGATCACCTCCGGGCGGCCGCAGACCACCCGGCACACCGTGCGCGGCATCGTGCACCGCGACGACGCGCAGCTGGTGCTCGTCGACACCCCCGGGCTGCACAAGCCGCGCACCCTGCTCGGCGCGCGCCTGAACGACGAGGTGCGCGCCACCTGGAACGAGGTGGACGTCATCGGGTTCTGCGTGCCCGCCGACGAGAAGATCGGTCCCGGCGACCGCTTCATCGCCGCCGAGCTCGCGCAGGTCCGCCGGACCCCGAAGATCGCCATCCTGACCAAGACCGACAAGGCCGCCAAGGAGTTCATCGCCGAGCAGCTGCTGGCCCTGATGGAGCTGGGCCGCGAGGTCGGCATCGAGTGGGCCGAGGTGATCCCGGTCTCCGCCGTCCGCGACGAGCAGATCCAGCTGTTGGAGGACCTGCTGGTGAAGCAGCTCCCGCAGTCCCCGCCGCTGTACCCGGGCGGGGAGCTGACCGACGAGCCGGAAGAGATCATGGTCGGCGAGCTGGTCCGCGAGGCCGCGCTGGAAGGCGTGCGCGACGAGCTGCCGCACTCCCTGGCCGTCACCGTCGAGGAGATGACGCTGCGCGAGGGCCGCCCCGCCGACCGTCCGCTGCTGGACGTGCACGCGACCCTGTACGTCGAGCGCCCGAGCCAGAAGGCGATCGTCATCGGCCACCGCGGCGAGCGGCTGCGCGACGTCGGCTCGCAGGCCCGCCGGCAGATCGAGGCGCTGCTGGGCACCCCGGTGTTCCTGGACCTGCACGTGAAGGTCGCCAAGGACTGGCAGCGCGACCCCAAGCAGCTGGCCAAACTCGGCTTCTGA
- a CDS encoding cytidine deaminase yields the protein MTDSQLDPENAKLHTLAKAQRARNGAAEGAALRDETGRTYVATTVELPALKLSALQTAVAMAVVSGARALEAAVLVTEEKKFRQEDLDVVADLKGAGAPPRLFLADPKL from the coding sequence ATGACCGATTCCCAGCTGGATCCCGAGAACGCCAAGCTCCACACCCTCGCCAAGGCGCAGCGGGCGCGCAACGGCGCGGCCGAGGGCGCGGCGCTGCGTGACGAGACCGGACGTACCTATGTCGCGACCACTGTCGAGCTGCCGGCGTTGAAGCTCTCGGCGTTGCAGACCGCGGTCGCGATGGCGGTCGTCAGTGGGGCGCGGGCGCTGGAGGCGGCGGTGCTGGTCACCGAGGAGAAGAAGTTCCGGCAGGAGGATTTGGACGTGGTCGCCGACCTCAAGGGTGCCGGGGCGCCGCCGCGGTTGTTCCTGGCGGACCCGAAGCTCTGA
- a CDS encoding hemolysin family protein: MSVLLFWEIVAVVVLVAVAGFSACADAALSRVSRVRAAELVADGVPRAARLKQLVDDPARVLNLVLLLRVACEIAATVLVTVLFMRRIDGAWGAGFAAIGVMIAVSYIFIGVMPRTIGRQHSVRVALHFAGPLALLTTVLGPLAQLLIAVGNAVTPGRGFREGPFASEAELRALVDLAEANSVIEDQERRMVHSVFELGDTLVREVMVPRTDMVFIERHKTLRQALSLALRSGFSRIPVVGENADDVVGIVYLKDLVRRIHEHPSGETTELVESAMRDPVCIPDSKPADELLRDMQAGHIHLAVVIDEYGGTAGLVTIEDILEEIVGEIADEYDVERPSVEHLSPDAARVTARLGVDELGDLFGVDLEDDDVETVGGLMAKRLGRVPIPGAQIEVEGLRLTAESPEGRRRRIGTVLVKRVPQDDA, from the coding sequence ATGAGTGTCCTGCTGTTCTGGGAGATCGTCGCCGTCGTGGTCCTGGTCGCGGTCGCGGGGTTCTCCGCCTGCGCCGACGCCGCGCTGTCCCGGGTGTCCCGGGTGCGGGCCGCCGAGCTCGTCGCCGACGGCGTGCCGCGCGCGGCCCGGCTCAAGCAGCTGGTCGACGACCCGGCCCGGGTGCTGAACCTGGTCCTTTTACTGCGCGTGGCCTGCGAGATCGCGGCGACCGTGCTGGTCACCGTGCTGTTCATGCGCCGGATCGACGGCGCCTGGGGCGCCGGGTTCGCCGCGATCGGCGTGATGATCGCGGTGTCCTACATCTTCATCGGCGTGATGCCGCGCACCATCGGCCGGCAGCACTCGGTGCGGGTGGCGCTGCACTTCGCCGGCCCGCTGGCGCTGCTGACCACGGTCCTGGGCCCGCTGGCGCAGCTGCTGATCGCGGTCGGCAACGCGGTGACGCCCGGCCGGGGCTTCCGCGAGGGCCCGTTCGCCTCCGAGGCCGAGCTGCGCGCCCTGGTGGACCTCGCCGAGGCGAACAGCGTCATCGAGGACCAGGAGCGCCGCATGGTGCACTCGGTCTTCGAGCTCGGCGACACGCTGGTGCGCGAGGTGATGGTCCCGCGCACCGACATGGTGTTCATCGAGCGGCACAAGACCCTGCGCCAGGCGCTGTCGCTGGCACTGCGCAGCGGCTTCTCCCGCATCCCGGTGGTCGGCGAGAACGCCGACGACGTGGTGGGCATCGTGTATCTCAAGGACCTGGTCCGGCGGATCCACGAGCATCCGAGCGGGGAGACCACCGAGCTGGTCGAGTCCGCGATGCGCGACCCGGTCTGCATCCCGGACAGCAAGCCCGCCGACGAGCTCCTGCGCGACATGCAGGCCGGCCACATCCACCTGGCCGTGGTGATCGACGAGTACGGCGGCACCGCCGGACTGGTCACCATCGAGGACATCCTGGAGGAGATCGTCGGGGAGATCGCCGACGAGTACGACGTGGAGCGCCCCTCGGTCGAGCACCTGTCCCCGGACGCGGCCCGCGTCACCGCGCGCCTCGGCGTGGACGAGCTCGGCGACCTGTTCGGCGTGGACCTGGAGGACGACGACGTGGAGACGGTCGGCGGCCTGATGGCCAAACGGCTCGGCCGCGTCCCGATCCCCGGAGCCCAGATCGAAGTGGAGGGACTACGCCTCACCGCCGAGTCCCCAGAGGGCCGCCGACGCCGGATCGGGACCGTGTTGGTGAAGCGCGTTCCGCAGGACGACGCCTGA
- the ybeY gene encoding rRNA maturation RNase YbeY, whose protein sequence is MSIDIANETDYGTEQGVDAEELVGVARYVLGEMGIHPMAELSILLVDTAAMEQLHIQWMDEPGPTDVLSFPMDELRPARAEDDNEPVPGLLGDVVLCPEVAERQGKDAGHSTAEELRLLTTHGILHLLGYDHAEPEEEAEMFGLQKQLLRGWKARSGAR, encoded by the coding sequence ATGTCGATCGACATCGCCAACGAGACCGACTACGGCACCGAGCAGGGCGTGGACGCCGAAGAGCTGGTCGGGGTGGCCCGGTACGTGCTGGGCGAGATGGGCATCCATCCGATGGCCGAGCTGTCCATCCTGCTGGTGGACACCGCCGCGATGGAGCAGCTGCACATCCAGTGGATGGACGAGCCGGGTCCGACCGACGTGCTCTCCTTCCCGATGGACGAGCTGCGCCCGGCGCGCGCCGAGGACGACAACGAGCCGGTCCCGGGCCTGCTCGGGGACGTCGTGCTGTGTCCGGAGGTGGCCGAGCGGCAGGGCAAGGACGCCGGCCACTCCACCGCCGAGGAGCTGCGGCTGCTCACCACGCACGGGATCTTGCACCTGCTCGGCTACGACCACGCCGAACCCGAGGAGGAGGCCGAGATGTTCGGCCTGCAGAAGCAGTTGCTACGAGGATGGAAGGCCAGGTCCGGCGCTCGATGA
- a CDS encoding PhoH family protein: protein MADNTAPRSGKGRQSSAADRTGRAAGAGRAGANGAAPSSGTSGTPRTAGGAARPGRAEEVAPGVVQAKIEIPSGHPLVSVFGAGDGLLRVIEKAFPGVDIHARGNQVTVAGSQGEVGLVERLFEEMLLMLRTGAPLTEDGVERSIQMLRSGEADVDGQRPAEVLTQNILSNRGRTIRPKTLNQKNYVDAIDRNTIVFGIGPAGSGKTYLAMAKAVQALQSKQVNRIILTRPAVEAGEKLGFLPGTLYEKIDPYLRPLYDALHDMIDPDSIPRLMAAGVIEVAPLAYMRGRTLNDAFIILDEAQNTSPEQMKMFLTRLGFGSKIVVTGDITQVDLPGGTESGLRVVRNILTGVEDIHFAELTSADVVRHRLVGDIVDAYGRFDARGGDAKRKRH from the coding sequence ATGGCAGACAACACCGCACCGCGCTCGGGCAAGGGCCGCCAGTCCTCCGCCGCGGACCGCACCGGGAGGGCGGCCGGAGCAGGCCGCGCGGGGGCGAACGGGGCAGCGCCGTCCTCCGGAACCTCAGGGACCCCCAGGACCGCCGGCGGCGCAGCGCGTCCCGGCCGCGCCGAGGAGGTCGCCCCGGGCGTCGTCCAGGCCAAGATCGAAATACCGTCCGGACACCCCCTGGTCTCCGTCTTCGGCGCCGGCGACGGCCTGCTGAGGGTGATCGAGAAGGCGTTCCCCGGCGTCGACATCCACGCCCGCGGCAACCAGGTCACCGTCGCCGGGAGCCAGGGCGAGGTCGGACTCGTCGAGCGGCTCTTCGAAGAGATGCTCCTGATGCTCCGCACCGGCGCGCCGCTCACCGAGGACGGTGTCGAGCGCTCCATCCAGATGCTGCGCAGCGGCGAGGCCGACGTCGACGGGCAGCGCCCCGCCGAGGTGCTGACGCAGAACATCCTGAGCAACCGCGGCCGCACCATCCGTCCCAAGACGCTGAACCAGAAGAACTACGTCGACGCCATCGACCGCAACACGATCGTGTTCGGCATCGGCCCGGCCGGTTCCGGCAAGACCTACCTGGCCATGGCCAAGGCGGTGCAGGCCCTGCAGAGCAAGCAGGTCAACCGCATCATCCTGACCCGCCCGGCGGTCGAGGCCGGGGAGAAGCTCGGGTTCCTGCCCGGGACGCTGTACGAGAAGATCGACCCCTATCTGCGGCCGTTGTACGACGCGCTGCACGACATGATCGATCCGGACAGCATCCCGCGGCTGATGGCGGCCGGGGTGATCGAGGTGGCTCCGCTGGCATATATGCGCGGCCGCACGCTCAATGACGCGTTCATCATTCTCGACGAGGCGCAGAACACCTCGCCCGAGCAGATGAAGATGTTCCTCACGCGCCTGGGCTTCGGCTCGAAGATCGTGGTCACCGGCGACATCACCCAGGTCGACCTGCCCGGGGGGACCGAGTCCGGGCTGCGGGTCGTGCGCAATATCCTGACCGGCGTGGAAGACATCCATTTCGCCGAGCTGACCAGCGCCGACGTGGTACGGCACCGGCTGGTGGGGGACATCGTCGACGCGTACGGGCGCTTTGACGCCCGGGGTGGGGACGCCAAGAGGAAGAGGCACTGA